From the genome of Kryptolebias marmoratus isolate JLee-2015 linkage group LG19, ASM164957v2, whole genome shotgun sequence, one region includes:
- the tmem244 gene encoding transmembrane protein 244: MFLDYCCRCCGFTLIKRHGPLSLKTTPSDTWVVLQNLLMCMVCFYSLYYIAVSLCIGLFRVHEINSLLTPFDYTTQPSWQNPKYLVGVISTEVTYVLGGLVFAWIVEEWVWDYAITVTLLHVAMTVAVMSDFPSEEHWWIALGSGLVMMIFGGQLLAYKLFRNNFVYPADLQNF, from the exons atgtttttggactaCTGCTGTCGTTGCTGTGGATTCACACTCATAAAACGCCATGGACCACTCTCCCTCAAGACTACACCCAGCGACACCTGG GTTGTCCTGCAGAATCTGCTGATGTGCATGGTGTGCTTCTACTCTCTCTACTACATCGCGGTCAGCCTTTGCATCGGCCTGttcag AGTCCACGAGATCAACAGCCTGCTGACTCCTTTCGACTACACGACACAACCGTCATGGCAGAATCCCAAGTACTTGG TTGGGGTCATTTCCACAGAAGTGACGTACGTTTTGGGCGGCCTGGTGTTTGCGTGGATTGTGGAGGAATGGGTTTGGGATTACGCCATAACTGTCACACTGCTGCACGTTGCAATGACTGTAGCAG TGATGTCAGACTTCCCTTCAGAGGAGCACTGGTGGATCGCTCTTG GTTCAGGCTTGGTCATGATGATATTTGGAGGGCAGCTCTTGGCCTACAAACTCTTTAGGAACAACTTTGTTTATCCTGCTGATCTGCAGAACTTCTAA
- the fkbp6 gene encoding inactive peptidyl-prolyl cis-trans isomerase FKBP6 yields the protein MSLNGLISCFGSLRSADELQRTTTPSPFEQLRQQMYDVLGDGGILKEVVQPGEGPPVPQNASVLMYYSGFLEYSDQPFDTTTHLKYPPMMKLGRDVTLAGLELGLLTMKRGEFSRFLFQPQYAYGDMGCPPFIPAAAAVLYEVQVLDYLDSAQVDDFIAMSEEEQNTIPLSTLLEVVNTLRNFGNRCFNQSRYENAKDRYKQAITLLGNREPQSKPEREKIRTAQLPLYLNLSLTELRLESPHKALKYANKALEIDSANTKALFRCGQAYLELCEYESAQGCLVSAQAKKPFDRDINNLLKKVATCYKDSMDKEKDFYSKMFRELRDPEKMQEPSDGI from the exons ATGTCATTAAACGGGTTAATATCGTGTTTTGGGAGCCTGAGAAGCGCCGATGAGCTGCAGAGGACGACCACACCG AGTCCTTTTGAGCAGCTACGCCAGCAGATGTATGACGTCTTGGGAGACGGCGGGATCCTGAAGGAGGTGGTCCAGCCTGGAGAGGGTCCACCTGTGCCTCAAAATGCTTCAGTATTGA TGTATTACTCAGGTTTCCTGGAGTATTCTGACCAGCCTTTTGACACCACCACTCACCTCAAGTACCCTCCGATGATGAAGCTGGGAAGAG ACGTGACACTGGCTGGGTTGGAGCTGGGGCTGCTGACCATGAAGAGAGGCGAGTTCTCTCGTTTCCTCTTCCAGCCCCAGTATGCATACGGAGACATGGGCTGTCCTCCGTTCATCCCCGCTGCCGCCGCGGTTCTGTACGAGGTCCAGGTCCTGGACTACCTTGACTCTGCACAGGTGGATGACTTTATTGCAATGAGCGAG gagGAGCAGAACACCATTCCTCTGTCCACACTTCTTGAAGTCGTCAACACTCTGCGCAACTTCGGCAACCGTTGCTTCAACCAGAGCCGATACGAGAATGCCAAAGACCGCTACAAACAA GCGATAACTCTGCTGGGAAACAGAGAGCCGCAGAGCAAGCCGGAGAGAGAGAAGATCAGGACGGCTCAGCTCCCTCTCTATCTGAACCTTTCTCTCACCGAGCTCCGTCTGGAGAGCCCACACAAAGCCCTCAAATATGCCAACAAAGCCTTGGAGATAGACTCCGCCAACACGAAGGCTCTTTTCCGCTGCGGGCAG GCGTACCTGGAGCTGTGCGAGTACGAGAGCGCTCAGGGTTGCCTCGTGTCGGCTCAAGCCAAGAAGCCTTTCGACCGTGACATCAACAACCTCCTGAAGAAAGTGGCAAC ATGTTATAAAGACAGCATGGACAAAGAGAAAGACTTTTACTCAAAGATGTTTAGAGAGCTGAGGGACCCCGAGAAGATGCAGGAACCATCTGACGG gATTTGA